The region ttttaacatatatttaatacttgtattaaaatcatgttcatgaaagggactatgcactcacttgataaagtgatgactcgaaatttGGACAACGCTAGCTTCTAGCAATTGTCTTTTTCGTCGAcgtaacctagtattattatcactcagttttagtataatatttattgcgactaattattactCTAGAattatcattaactcaaagtctactttcatgatctatcaagtaaggaacaacctaGTAGGATCACatcggaggtagggtctgtttggtatacaaagtatactgtttggaaagcccactttaaacacctcactaaatcacagcctatacatcatccccgtaagtagatcaatcaatataacgacttggaatcactgataaatattGTTTATAGGCTGATAATAACAATAATGGACTTAaaaataagttatacttaaagtatggtaagcataactAATTTACAATAGAGTTTAGCGGGGAACCGGGCTCTGCACGagcagaacttctgagccgaaagctcttcttctcgagaCATTCTGGCATTTCGGGACTCACTACTAACACTTAGGAGTTGTTGGGGGGAAATCCTTGAGGGTTTGTGGATGTTTGGGAGAGAAATGGGTGAAAAGATGTGAGAAAAAGAGTGAAAacgctttctatttataggctgccagcACCAAGTATGTTGAGCGTACTCGAAAATTACGTTGAGCGCAATGGGTTTTTAAGGGTTACACTGAGTGTACTCAaaattatgttgggcgtaatgtgCTACGTGTCTCGGTCTCGTGTAAAGCCGTGGAGAAGAAGCAGTAGCTCAGATCGTGACACATGTCACTCACTAGTTACTTCAAAatttaattatcttctaaaatccataacttttgcatacaagctccgcTTTTTGACGATTTTTATATCCAAGCGTAGGTAGCGATGTGATCTATAAGTttagtttagactccatcggctaattttgattttatttttaaatttatattttaatagccttagacagttaaagtccattaaaaattcatagcttTGTCATCTGACATCCTTTTTCggctgtctttatatcgttgaactcctattaatgagatcttcaattctcatttaggttgtgtcggctaaaaatcaatcgatctaaaatttgattttcgGGTTGTATAATGTTatgcaaaatatttgaaaaaatcataaattcctcaaacgaagtcagatttggatgttctcgaTATGCATGCTCTTTGTTTAACATAttttatgactttcatttagattgttaaggcttaaaagtattttgtcaaaaattcactttttacgatacgcggTGTCGTGCCGATTTAATCGCAAAACttcaataggtcataacttcttcgttatatgtTGGATTTtagcgctctttatatgtacataatccttgtgacatatactataacttggttaagattatttactctaaatattcttctatcaaaaaatcattttaatacttattatctctaaattgacttgcCCGGATTTGCAGGCGTTACACACAACAAACGGTAACTTGACATGTTTCCTAAGAACACAAAGGCAACAAATGCTAGAAGATGAATAACGATTACAATCAATGATTTTATTGTACCTAAGAGTGTCCAAAACTGGAGAACCCGGATGACCTAAACAGTCATGCCATAGAGAAGGAGAGATGGTTGTATATATGGAAGGTAGAGCTTGATTACTTTTAGAAGTAGTAAGAGGGTAAAGGTCACCCTGACTGTCACATATCGTTATTTGTCTCCTTGTTTGAAAATCCCTCACAGAAAACCCAAATGGATCAATTTCAATTGTTAAAAAATTGTTAGAAGTAAATTTCCGAACTGAAATAGGATTTTTATTAATTTCAGGATCATGTAGAACTTTTTTCAAGGATAAAGGAAGATTAGGATCAGGTAATGAAGTGTGATCGTAACCACAAATTGGAATAGTATGATCATTTCCTACAATAATTCCATTATGATGATTACTCAAATTAAAATAAGATGAGAAGTTACCATTAGAAGACGTCATGTGGGATATTGCGCCGGTGTCCATGTACCACGTTGGATCGGGTGGATTGATAGACATAATGTGCATAGCTACTACAATATATGTTGGAGCATATGTTATGGAATCCTCATTTTGTGAAGCTACAATAGCTTGATGGTGTTGTGGACAAGGTCCAAGAACACCAGCCTTCTACTATTTGGTACGTACTGGACCACGAGCCCACCCTTGTGTTGGATATGGGCAAGGTGGAAAACCCATTGAGGAAACCAACCCCAAGGACTATATCCCTAATGGTGCTGTGAATTCCAAAGTGTCATCCCATGTTGCTACTATTGTGTACTTCCACGACTTCCACCACTACTGCCTTGACCCATACCGGAACCACAACCTCCATCGTTGCTTGATTTTCGGCCAGTTTTCCAATTTCCAGATTGCTTCCCCCTGTTATGCATGTGATCCAAGTTGGACTTGGGAACAAAGGAATCCTCTGATTGCAAGGATGTGACCATGGAAGATTCTAACCATGTAGCAACCCCCTTAGTGAAACTCTCTTCCTCAAGAGTTAACGTATAACGAGTCTGCTAGAAGAGAGGCAAATGATCACTTTGTCTGATTAAAGTATCGTCACCTCTATAAGCTCTGGGGAGACCCGAAACCATTTGGATGACAAGGTGACTTTCTGATACAGGAGCACCAACATTCTTTAGCTGATCGACAAGAGACTTGAGGCGTTGGCAGTAAGCCGAAACATTAGGAAAATTCTCCATTATGGTATTGGAGAACTCAACTTCAAGGGTAACCACACTGGAAATCTTGTTGACTTGGAATATGTTTCGTAACCTATTCCAAGCTTCCATGGTTGTAGCATCTGGTTCAATAATGGTGTGGAAGAGATCATTAGAGATAGTAGCATGAATCCACGAGAGAATTGTTGCATCAACAGTGGATCATAATTCTTTTTCTTCTGCAGTAGTTGTGACCTTAATAGTTGGAGGAGGAATAATATGATGAAGGACCTTATGAGATCATGCAGTAATCAAGAATGATGGATATATGGTTGCGGATGTTGGACACCGCAAGATCCAGATGAAAGGAGGTTTTGTTATTAGACATGacgaaaagaaaaagaagaaggagAATGCTAGGGAACTTACAGAAGAGAAGATATGGAGATGGAGCGTGAGATAACCCTAAACTTCTGATAccataataaaatattttcatcaagattaccaatctcatttcagttaatatatacaaaatataGAGGCATAAATGTGTTTAATACAAAGGAGTCAAACCTTATTTCTAGGAACAAAATATTGACTATACTAATATACAACATATTATATTTACAGATAATTAACAAAGATAATATATTTTGTTAAGGGTATATATTTAactatttgaatatatatatatatatatatatatatatatatatatatatatatatatatatatatatatatatagttgattTATCATTGAACCTTTCTATCGtatttataaataatgaaaaaaaacattattataaccGTTTATTGTAGATTTAGCCAGTTTCTAAGAACCATAGCAACCATGATCATCTTTTCAAATAAACTTTTACATAGACGTAGATGATAAACAGATAACAAGTTGCGCCGCAACTTCTTTTCAAATAGCAAAACATTACTCTGCATAACTCATAAGACTCTATTAAGGAGCTCCACAACATCTGtcgcaaaaaaaacaaaaagtatcAAATGAGAATGGTATAAATATGTGTTAATTTTCCATGTACATTTTCTCATGTTCTGTCACTTTTCATGAGACAAATTTTAAAGCAGTATGTATGCCTTACAGTTAAAGCTCCACTCCCCAAACCACAAGAGTTTTAAGCTATATaggatatatatatgatatcTTTATAATTTATAGTTATGATATTTGTTAAAAAGAAGtacaaaaaaatccaaaaacgaCATATAAATGATcattattatgttttttaataaaaaaatatatttttatttttagttttttaaataaaagaatataatttttttaaacaaatttagtatatatatatatatatatatatatatatatatatatatatatatata is a window of Lactuca sativa cultivar Salinas chromosome 1, Lsat_Salinas_v11, whole genome shotgun sequence DNA encoding:
- the LOC128126048 gene encoding uncharacterized protein LOC128126048; the protein is MEAWNRLRNIFQVNKISSVVTLEVEFSNTIMENFPNVSAYCQRLKSLVDQLKNVGAPTRYTLTLEEESFTKGVATWLESSMVTSLQSEDSFVPKSNLDHMHNRGKQSGNWKTGRKSSNDGGCGSGMGQGSSGGSRGSTQ